The Streptococcus mitis region ATCATCAGGAGCTATGATTGCGAGTGACTGGCTTTACGATCAAGGCAAGTGGTACTATTTATCAGCTTCAGGGGCTATGAAAGCAAGCACTTGGGTTTATGACAAGGGAGACTGGTATTATGTAAGTTCTTCTGGTGCCATGCTAGCGAATGATTGGGTCAAAGATAATGGCAAGTGGTATTATCTAGCTTCATCAGGTAAGATGCTTCGCAATACCTACACCCCTGATGGTTACTACGTTGGCAACTCAGGTGCCTGGCAATAAGAATAATACTCTTCGAAAATCTCTTCAAACCACATCAGCTTCATCCACAATCTCAAAACGCTGTTTTGATCTGACTTCGTCAGTTCTATCTACAACCTCAAAGCAGTGCTTTGAGCAACCTGCGGCTAGCTTCCTAGTTTGCTCTTTGATTTTCATTGAGTATAAGAAGTTCTTTTCCTTAAAGGAAGAGGCTTTTTACTTGCTTTTCTGCTGCTTCCTCATTTGTCCTAAAGCCTTTTTTGTGTTAAAATGAATGGTATGAAAGCTAAAAAAATGTGGATGGCAGGTCTGGCTCTGCTTGGTGTTGGGAGCCTTGCCCTTGCTACGAAAAAAGTTGCAGATGACCGTAAGCTCATGAAGACTCAGGAAGAGTTGACAGCGATTATACGAGACCATTTTTCAGACATGGGGGAAATTGCGACCCTATATGTTCAAGTCTATGAAAGCAGTCTAGAGAGCTTGGTTGGTGGCGTCATTTTTGAGGATGGCCGTCATTATACCTTTGTCTATGAAAATGAAGACCTAGTCTATGAGGAGGAAGTCTTATGATACAACCAGCAAGTTTAGAAGAATTAGCATCTTTAGTGGAAAAAGATGGCAAGAAGGTCTTTCTTTTTGTGGCGGACTGGTGTGGCGATTGTCGTTATATCTATCCTGCCTTACCAGAAATTGAGGAGACCAATCCAGAGTTCACCTTTATTCGAGTGGACCGAGATCAGTATATGGATTTGGCCAAACTCTGGGATGTATATGGAATCCCTAGCCTTGTTGTTCTAGAAAAAGACAAGGAAATTGGTCGTTTTGTTAATCGCGACCGTAAAAGCAAGCAACAAATTAACGACTTTTTAGCAGGACTGAAATAGGAGAAAAGAGAAACAATGATTTTTACATATAACAAAGAACATGTCGGCGATGTTCTTATGGTCATCGTGAAAAACAGCGGAGATGCCAAACTGGATGTAGAACGCAAAGGCAAGGTAGCTCGTGTTTTCCTCAAAGATAATGGGGAAACAGTTGCTTGGAATATTTTTGAAGTTTCAAGTTTGTTTGAAATTGCAGAGCGCGGTCAAGTCTTTTTATCAGATGAGCAAGTCGCTCGTTTGAACCAAGAATTGCAGGCGGAAAGTTTTACAGAAGAAATTATCAATGACAAAGAGCCTAAGTTTGTTGTTGGTGAAATTGTCGAGATGGTAGCTCATCCAGATAGTGATCACCTCAACATCTGCCAAGTTGCAGTCGCAAGTGACAAGACAGTGCAAATCGTTGCAGGAGCACCCAATGCGCGTGTGGGGTTGAAAACCATTGTGGCTCTTCCTGGAGCAATGATGCCAAAAGGGAATCTCATTTTCCCAGGTGAACTTCGTGGTGAAAAGAGTTTTGGCATGATGTGTAGTCCTCGTGAATTGCATTTGCCAAACGCTCCGCAAAAACGTGGTATTATTGAATTATCAGAAGACCAAGTTGTTGGAACTCCATTTGACCCAGCCAAACACTGGACTGCTTAGGAACTTGTCAGTATCTGAATACACCAGATAGAAGGAAATAAGATGGCAAAAAATGTTGTGATTACAGGAGCGACATCCGGAATTGGTGAAGCGATTGCGCGTGCTTATCTGGAGCAGGGTGAGAATGTCGTTCTA contains the following coding sequences:
- a CDS encoding DUF4651 domain-containing protein — encoded protein: MNGMKAKKMWMAGLALLGVGSLALATKKVADDRKLMKTQEELTAIIRDHFSDMGEIATLYVQVYESSLESLVGGVIFEDGRHYTFVYENEDLVYEEEVL
- the ytpR gene encoding YtpR family tRNA-binding protein, which gives rise to MIFTYNKEHVGDVLMVIVKNSGDAKLDVERKGKVARVFLKDNGETVAWNIFEVSSLFEIAERGQVFLSDEQVARLNQELQAESFTEEIINDKEPKFVVGEIVEMVAHPDSDHLNICQVAVASDKTVQIVAGAPNARVGLKTIVALPGAMMPKGNLIFPGELRGEKSFGMMCSPRELHLPNAPQKRGIIELSEDQVVGTPFDPAKHWTA
- a CDS encoding thioredoxin family protein, with translation MIQPASLEELASLVEKDGKKVFLFVADWCGDCRYIYPALPEIEETNPEFTFIRVDRDQYMDLAKLWDVYGIPSLVVLEKDKEIGRFVNRDRKSKQQINDFLAGLK